The Mycoplasma sp. 1654_15 genome contains a region encoding:
- a CDS encoding diadenylate cyclase has translation MSQNYEIAILTLLIIFFLLFVAKQLFFLIKKIPSKRTKFEELSNSTQKRLVHEITTAVKYLSATNTGAIITIENKVAIDNLRTDGIKIDANISSSLILAIFNKQSPLHDGAIVIRDNKIIYASTFFKLTQKSVPSKYGSRHRAALGISEQSDSTTIIVSEERGEIGISQKGKIEPVSFDNFARKLEAILKNHNIIST, from the coding sequence ATGTCTCAGAATTATGAAATTGCAATTTTAACATTACTGATTATCTTTTTTTTGTTGTTTGTAGCAAAACAACTATTTTTTCTTATTAAAAAAATACCTTCGAAAAGAACGAAATTTGAAGAGCTTTCGAATTCGACCCAAAAGCGTTTGGTTCACGAAATCACTACAGCTGTTAAATACTTATCAGCAACCAACACCGGAGCTATTATTACTATAGAAAATAAAGTAGCAATTGATAATTTAAGAACTGATGGAATTAAAATTGATGCAAATATTTCTTCTTCACTTATTCTTGCTATTTTTAACAAACAATCACCATTACACGATGGCGCAATAGTCATTAGAGATAATAAAATAATTTATGCCTCTACGTTTTTTAAACTAACGCAAAAATCCGTTCCAAGTAAATATGGATCAAGACATAGAGCAGCTTTAGGTATCTCAGAACAATCTGATTCAACAACAATAATTGTTTCAGAAGAAAGAGGAGAAATAGGGATAAGTCAAAAAGGAAAAATCGAGCCAGTATCTTTTGATAATTTTGCTCGTAAACTTGAAGCTATCCTTAAAAATCACAACATTATTAGTACATAA
- the mgtE gene encoding magnesium transporter has protein sequence MTLLELIRNKDINAVRQYANQVTAAQLAEEVSEFSLYERSMFFRMLTTETAAEVFSYFSLEIQEELISGLPDEQMNALLEELYTDEIADLIEEVPDNVAKKILKNVDKNTRNTINLLLKYTDEQIGSIMSVDIVYLNENLTSKQALDKIRNYKDEAELVHYYYVVNYQKQIVGAITLEDIVFSDQNKLVKDICFATPIVKTTDLKEKVAHHFAENDFSVLPVVNSKDRLVGMITADDIIDIVQEEATEDVYKLAGISSKEIEDSYIKTTTLQIVKSRIFWLIILMLGSTLSQVIIQFFTDSIAENQRLKILGLSIFISTIVSIIPVISGAAGNAGSQSATTIVRAISLSEIERKNFFKQVFLKELAVGSIIGSILMVVNFIRLIIYFTISKDLFNTELAHYEVATNDHTIMIKHVQNGLTQRDYILIISAAASFSLFLVIIFSKILGSSIPLLAQILKRDPAVMSAPILATLTDSISTFIFFGITILVFILI, from the coding sequence ATGACACTTTTAGAACTAATTCGGAATAAAGACATTAACGCAGTTAGGCAATACGCAAATCAGGTCACTGCTGCTCAACTTGCAGAAGAAGTTTCAGAATTTTCTTTATATGAAAGATCTATGTTTTTTCGTATGCTCACAACAGAAACTGCTGCTGAAGTTTTTTCTTATTTTTCATTAGAAATTCAAGAAGAATTAATCTCAGGTTTACCAGATGAGCAAATGAATGCATTGCTTGAAGAATTATATACAGACGAAATCGCCGACCTTATCGAAGAAGTTCCAGATAATGTTGCAAAAAAGATATTAAAAAACGTTGATAAAAACACCAGAAATACTATTAATTTACTTTTAAAATACACAGATGAACAAATTGGTTCAATTATGTCTGTTGACATCGTTTATCTTAATGAAAATTTGACTTCAAAACAAGCTTTAGATAAAATCAGAAACTATAAAGATGAAGCAGAGTTAGTTCATTATTACTATGTTGTTAACTATCAAAAACAAATTGTTGGTGCAATTACTTTAGAAGATATTGTATTTTCTGATCAAAACAAACTTGTAAAAGATATTTGCTTTGCAACTCCGATTGTGAAAACTACAGATTTAAAAGAAAAAGTTGCCCACCACTTTGCTGAAAATGATTTTTCTGTTTTACCTGTGGTTAATTCAAAAGATAGACTAGTTGGTATGATAACAGCAGATGACATAATCGATATTGTTCAAGAAGAAGCAACAGAAGATGTGTATAAACTTGCTGGAATTTCTTCAAAAGAAATAGAAGATTCTTATATAAAAACTACCACATTACAGATAGTAAAATCAAGGATTTTTTGATTAATTATTTTAATGTTAGGTTCTACTTTATCTCAAGTTATAATTCAGTTTTTTACCGATTCTATTGCAGAAAATCAACGCCTTAAAATATTAGGTTTATCAATTTTTATTAGCACTATTGTTTCGATAATTCCTGTTATTTCAGGAGCTGCAGGAAACGCAGGTTCTCAATCTGCAACTACCATTGTACGAGCTATTTCATTATCAGAAATTGAACGTAAAAATTTCTTTAAGCAAGTGTTTTTAAAAGAATTAGCTGTTGGTAGCATAATAGGCTCAATTTTAATGGTTGTAAACTTTATTAGGTTAATAATTTATTTTACAATCAGCAAGGACCTTTTCAATACAGAATTAGCGCACTATGAAGTTGCAACTAACGATCATACAATTATGATAAAACACGTACAAAATGGCTTAACTCAAAGAGATTATATTTTAATTATTTCAGCAGCTGCTTCTTTTTCTTTGTTTTTAGTAATAATTTTTTCAAAAATATTAGGTTCATCAATTCCTTTACTTGCACAGATTCTTAAAAGAGATCCAGCAGTTATGTCTGCACCAATTTTAGCTACTTTAACAGATTCTATTTCAACATTTATTTTTTTCGGAATCACTATATTAGTTTTTATACTTATTTAA
- a CDS encoding hexose phosphate transporter gives MSFDIRKYLVPEKIKEKPLTFSVGIILWFLLVFSYLLFVVDWGLAFGLNGAAGENGYGTLGYYFPKEGVDDITKQGTNFGITIGRAIGSVAVGWAIAKFTHKYAVILALGFMLFGIAAPYSPTYAGFVIMRALLAIGGTTMIVLVQPIVSAYFNNRQKAVISQFTPWFYPIGTIITLAPFAVDTSVSKAVSAHWQEIYLGFGLVTLIPLLGYILLGSRFDIYPSTIRKEKEAQLTNPDQEKLSIWRFIKQKDTWIWTLLYGCWLIAVVFPSSFSKTLFAGMSNNIYALDTEIKGQFNPIINVFLIIFLCGMFAGPFTVGLWSKYKLKRKHFIALILGLGVLFYVLATIVFLYMVVPSNLNAEQTTLKMGGLGNGTWLFYILGFLMGVMLWGIQGVILNLPHEYKGSNPKKVGYQFGLIWGLGYAFFSIATVIVAGIQSKSTEGAYAVFIIFAALSVLGILISKEPNSSYKLWPSQGLEKVNK, from the coding sequence ATGAGCTTCGATATTAGAAAATATTTAGTGCCGGAAAAAATCAAAGAAAAACCACTAACATTTTCAGTAGGAATTATTTTATGGTTCCTGTTAGTATTTTCATATTTACTTTTCGTTGTTGACTGAGGTTTAGCTTTTGGTCTAAATGGAGCAGCAGGTGAAAACGGATATGGAACTTTGGGATACTACTTTCCAAAAGAAGGAGTAGATGACATCACTAAGCAAGGGACTAACTTTGGAATTACAATAGGAAGAGCCATAGGTTCAGTTGCTGTAGGTTGAGCAATTGCAAAATTTACACATAAATATGCAGTTATTTTAGCGCTTGGATTTATGCTTTTTGGAATTGCTGCACCTTATTCACCAACATATGCTGGTTTTGTTATTATGAGAGCTTTACTAGCTATTGGAGGTACAACAATGATTGTTTTAGTGCAACCTATTGTGTCTGCATACTTCAACAATCGTCAAAAAGCAGTTATTTCACAATTTACACCTTGATTTTATCCAATAGGTACAATTATTACACTAGCACCATTTGCAGTTGATACTTCAGTTTCAAAAGCAGTTAGTGCACATTGACAAGAAATCTACTTAGGATTTGGTTTAGTAACTTTAATTCCATTATTGGGTTATATATTATTAGGTTCTAGATTCGATATTTATCCTTCAACAATTAGAAAGGAAAAAGAAGCACAATTAACAAATCCAGATCAAGAAAAATTATCAATTTGAAGATTCATAAAACAAAAAGATACTTGAATTTGAACATTATTGTATGGATGTTGATTAATTGCTGTTGTTTTCCCTTCCAGTTTTTCAAAAACTCTATTTGCTGGAATGTCAAACAATATTTATGCATTAGACACTGAAATCAAAGGCCAATTTAATCCAATAATCAATGTATTTTTAATTATATTTTTATGTGGAATGTTTGCAGGTCCATTCACTGTTGGACTTTGATCTAAATATAAACTAAAAAGAAAACACTTTATTGCATTAATTTTAGGTTTAGGAGTTTTATTTTACGTTTTAGCAACTATAGTATTTTTATACATGGTTGTTCCATCTAACTTAAATGCTGAACAAACAACATTAAAAATGGGTGGATTAGGTAATGGTACTTGATTATTTTATATTTTAGGATTCTTGATGGGAGTAATGCTTTGAGGAATTCAAGGTGTTATATTAAATCTACCTCACGAATACAAAGGTTCAAATCCTAAAAAAGTTGGATACCAATTTGGACTTATTTGAGGATTAGGTTATGCCTTTTTCTCAATAGCAACAGTTATTGTAGCTGGAATCCAATCAAAATCAACAGAAGGTGCTTACGCAGTATTTATTATTTTCGCAGCACTTTCAGTCTTAGGAATTCTTATTTCAAAAGAACCAAATTCATCATACAAACTTTGACCTTCTCAAGGTCTTGAAAAAGTTAATAAATAA
- a CDS encoding L-lactate dehydrogenase — protein sequence MKATKIVLIGAGNVGNSFLYSAMNQGLASEYGIIDLNNDFRDGNVLDFEDVIASSVRPFKVFSAEYEDLKDADFIVITAGRPQKPGETRLELIKDNIRIIREIGRKVKESGFRGITVIASNPVDIITRAYRDETGFDHAKVIGSGTILDTRRLQFEIAKRARVSTESVQAYVMGEHGDSSFVAFSAAKIAGECLCRFSKTTGITKENYEQELEYPVSRKAYEIINRKRATFYGIGAALASIIRNIIQDSRKIMIVGANLHGEYGFFDVNVGVPAIIGRNGIEQVIEISLNAKEREKFAKSVQIIDSMYKEAEE from the coding sequence ATGAAAGCAACAAAAATAGTTTTAATTGGAGCAGGTAACGTAGGAAACTCCTTTTTATATTCAGCAATGAATCAAGGATTAGCTTCAGAATATGGAATTATTGATTTAAATAATGACTTCCGTGATGGAAATGTTTTAGATTTTGAAGATGTTATTGCATCATCAGTAAGACCTTTTAAAGTTTTTTCAGCAGAATATGAAGACTTAAAAGATGCAGATTTTATAGTTATTACAGCTGGTAGACCTCAAAAACCAGGTGAAACTAGATTAGAACTAATCAAAGACAACATCAGAATCATTAGAGAAATCGGAAGAAAAGTAAAAGAAAGTGGATTTAGAGGAATTACAGTAATTGCTTCAAATCCAGTTGATATTATTACTAGAGCTTACCGTGATGAAACAGGTTTTGATCATGCTAAAGTTATCGGATCTGGTACAATCTTAGATACAAGAAGATTACAATTTGAAATAGCCAAAAGAGCAAGAGTTTCTACAGAATCAGTTCAAGCATATGTAATGGGAGAACATGGAGATAGCTCATTTGTTGCTTTTTCAGCAGCTAAGATTGCTGGAGAATGCCTATGCAGATTTTCAAAAACAACAGGAATTACAAAAGAAAATTATGAACAAGAACTTGAATATCCTGTGTCAAGAAAAGCTTATGAAATTATTAACAGAAAAAGAGCAACATTCTACGGTATTGGTGCTGCTTTAGCTTCAATTATTAGAAATATTATTCAAGATTCACGTAAAATTATGATCGTAGGAGCAAACTTACATGGAGAATACGGATTTTTCGATGTAAACGTTGGTGTTCCAGCAATAATTGGAAGAAATGGAATTGAACAAGTTATTGAAATTTCTTTAAATGCAAAAGAAAGAGAAAAATTTGCTAAATCAGTTCAAATCATTGATTCTATGTACAAAGAAGCAGAAGAATAA
- the plsY gene encoding glycerol-3-phosphate 1-O-acyltransferase PlsY, which translates to MNLLILFNIVIFIVGYLIGSVNFSILISKLFKKKDIREVGSKNAGSTNMLRIYGKKIAIITLILDVLKSAIPTIIVSVLQKNVELFIFVVPLVMALGVIVGHIWPLYFRLKGGKGAACLLGAFFAFNLVIVLIGFVIFFVILLTTKYVSLSSIVAPFILVCLSFIPWFSLGQLAFFTFDLEEYYWLNPLFLLIGDIFVVIAHKENIVRLINKTERKLQFKK; encoded by the coding sequence ATGAATTTATTAATTCTTTTTAATATAGTTATTTTTATAGTTGGATACTTGATTGGATCAGTAAATTTTTCGATTTTAATTTCTAAATTATTTAAGAAAAAAGATATTCGTGAAGTTGGTTCTAAAAATGCTGGTTCTACTAATATGTTGAGAATTTATGGAAAAAAAATTGCAATTATAACTTTAATCTTAGATGTTTTAAAATCTGCTATACCTACAATAATAGTTTCTGTTTTACAGAAAAATGTTGAATTATTTATTTTTGTGGTTCCATTAGTAATGGCTTTAGGAGTGATTGTTGGACATATTTGACCACTTTATTTTAGGCTTAAAGGTGGAAAAGGAGCAGCTTGTCTTTTAGGTGCTTTTTTTGCTTTTAATTTAGTAATTGTATTAATTGGTTTTGTAATTTTTTTTGTAATATTATTAACTACTAAGTATGTTTCTCTTTCTTCTATTGTTGCTCCTTTTATTTTGGTTTGTTTATCATTTATACCTTGATTTTCTTTAGGGCAACTTGCTTTTTTTACCTTTGATTTAGAAGAATATTACTGATTAAATCCTTTATTTTTATTAATTGGTGATATTTTTGTAGTAATAGCACACAAGGAAAATATTGTAAGATTAATTAACAAAACAGAAAGAAAATTACAATTTAAAAAGTAG
- a CDS encoding recombination protein O N-terminal domain-containing protein — translation MSAEVIQGLILQVYDFQENDLIVKTITNKSIFSFIALGTRKSESKNKFGIFESSISELEVFLSRLNNKLSKLKKANSELSLNLNNSKILEFWRFISFFLNKLDKTSNYFFENIKLSWKIVNEHNYLHIIVFLLANHLVLQGYFISFNKCIKCLKNKNLIYFDFSQGGMLCKTHYKNNKFQNISLLKSYYFLSLNVDQYLKFVSTTNNFLIYQELKLFIETNLYVFPKNLL, via the coding sequence ATGTCAGCAGAAGTAATCCAAGGTCTTATTTTACAAGTTTATGATTTTCAAGAAAACGATTTAATAGTCAAAACCATTACAAATAAAAGTATTTTTTCTTTTATTGCATTAGGAACAAGAAAATCAGAATCAAAAAACAAATTTGGAATTTTTGAATCTAGTATTTCAGAGCTGGAAGTTTTTTTATCAAGGTTAAATAACAAGTTATCAAAACTCAAAAAAGCAAATTCAGAACTGAGTTTAAATTTAAATAACTCAAAAATCCTTGAATTTTGAAGATTTATTTCTTTTTTTCTTAATAAATTAGACAAAACTAGTAATTATTTTTTTGAAAATATTAAACTCTCATGAAAAATAGTTAATGAACATAATTATCTTCATATTATCGTCTTTTTACTTGCTAATCATCTAGTTTTACAAGGTTATTTTATAAGTTTTAATAAATGTATTAAATGTTTAAAAAATAAAAATTTAATTTACTTTGATTTTTCACAAGGCGGAATGTTGTGTAAAACTCACTATAAAAATAATAAATTTCAAAATATTTCCTTGTTAAAATCATATTATTTTTTAAGTTTAAATGTTGATCAGTATTTAAAATTTGTAAGTACAACAAATAATTTTTTAATTTACCAAGAATTAAAGCTTTTTATAGAAACTAACCTTTATGTTTTTCCTAAAAATTTGTTATAA
- the rsmD gene encoding 16S rRNA (guanine(966)-N(2))-methyltransferase RsmD — translation MIRIIAGKYKNLLIKNPDFNIVRPMSDRTREAIFSSLQFFIPGKRVLDLFSGTGAIGIEALSRGAKEVIASELNKKVFENIEELKNKYKIENYFIQRKSALVLLDEVKNQKFSVIFLDPPHAEIEVTKQSFSKIYEYKILEKEGFLIYKTNLDNKLIPDNFKILKEKKYARNTVYFLQYKNEE, via the coding sequence ATGATAAGAATTATTGCAGGAAAGTACAAAAACTTATTAATTAAAAATCCAGATTTTAACATTGTAAGACCTATGTCAGATCGCACAAGAGAGGCGATTTTTTCATCTTTGCAATTTTTTATTCCAGGTAAAAGAGTTTTAGATTTATTTTCTGGAACTGGCGCTATTGGAATTGAAGCATTGTCTAGAGGTGCTAAAGAAGTTATAGCTTCTGAACTTAATAAAAAAGTTTTCGAAAATATTGAAGAATTAAAAAACAAATACAAAATAGAAAATTATTTTATTCAAAGAAAAAGTGCTTTAGTATTACTAGATGAAGTAAAAAATCAAAAATTTTCAGTCATCTTTTTAGATCCACCACACGCTGAAATTGAAGTAACTAAGCAATCATTTTCAAAAATTTACGAGTATAAAATACTTGAAAAAGAAGGATTTTTAATTTATAAAACTAACTTAGATAATAAACTAATTCCTGATAATTTTAAAATTTTAAAAGAAAAAAAATATGCAAGAAACACAGTATATTTTTTACAGTATAAAAATGAGGAATAA
- the gmk gene encoding guanylate kinase, whose product MAKLIVLTGPSGVGKGSIEEILFQNPKLKIKLSISATTREKRVNEEYGKNYYFISKDEFKTKIENNEFLEWNKHFNNYYGTLKSEVDNIISQGFNPILEIETVGALNIMKMYQEANKTNELITIFVAPPTFEDLKKRVINRQTDSEEQIKLRIQKALEELNEQDKFQYIVINKDLKQAAKEVEEIIIKEDKN is encoded by the coding sequence ATGGCAAAATTAATAGTATTAACCGGACCATCAGGAGTTGGCAAAGGAAGTATAGAAGAAATTCTTTTTCAAAATCCTAAGTTAAAAATTAAACTTTCTATCTCTGCAACTACTAGAGAAAAAAGAGTAAATGAAGAATATGGCAAGAATTATTACTTTATTTCTAAAGACGAATTTAAAACAAAAATAGAAAATAATGAATTTTTAGAATGAAACAAACACTTTAACAATTACTATGGAACACTAAAATCTGAAGTTGATAACATAATATCTCAAGGTTTTAACCCAATTTTAGAGATAGAAACTGTAGGTGCACTCAACATTATGAAAATGTACCAAGAAGCTAACAAAACTAATGAACTTATTACTATTTTTGTAGCTCCACCAACTTTTGAAGATCTCAAAAAACGTGTAATCAACAGACAAACTGACTCAGAAGAACAAATTAAATTAAGAATTCAAAAAGCTTTAGAAGAATTAAATGAACAAGATAAATTTCAATACATAGTAATTAACAAAGATTTAAAACAAGCTGCAAAAGAAGTAGAAGAAATTATTATAAAAGAAGACAAGAACTAA
- a CDS encoding PP2C family protein-serine/threonine phosphatase: MKYSILTETGLRENNQDSVLVVENKDFLLAIVCDGLGGHFAGEVASSTVTKTFKTHFNNKNFPKFWEKVSIYDWYLTTISAARDKLSELAKKDERYLDTKTTFTSVFYLKKLQKAFVLNAGDSRVYSFSNNQEFNQITKDHNRLNLIYLEKEKLTLEEALKNKDWHLISSSIGPTSKFFLDIFEVPTQDLDYFLLASDGVFNFLSENEFKTILSSKRELDNVAISLLKTATKNQSDDNLSLILIGLNK; the protein is encoded by the coding sequence ATGAAATATTCAATATTAACAGAAACCGGTTTAAGAGAAAACAACCAAGACTCAGTTTTAGTAGTAGAAAATAAAGACTTTTTATTAGCTATAGTTTGTGATGGACTTGGAGGACATTTTGCAGGAGAAGTAGCTTCTTCAACTGTTACAAAAACCTTCAAAACACATTTTAATAATAAAAATTTTCCGAAGTTTTGAGAAAAAGTTTCAATTTATGATTGATACTTAACAACTATCTCCGCTGCTAGAGACAAACTTTCTGAACTTGCTAAAAAAGATGAAAGATATTTAGATACTAAAACAACATTTACTTCAGTTTTTTACTTAAAAAAACTACAAAAAGCTTTTGTTTTAAATGCGGGCGATTCTAGAGTTTATAGCTTTTCAAATAATCAAGAATTTAACCAAATAACTAAAGATCACAACCGTTTAAACTTAATTTATTTAGAAAAAGAAAAATTAACTTTAGAAGAAGCGTTAAAAAACAAAGATTGACATTTAATTTCATCTAGCATCGGACCAACAAGTAAATTCTTTTTAGATATTTTTGAAGTTCCAACACAAGATTTAGATTACTTTTTACTAGCTTCAGATGGAGTATTTAATTTTTTATCAGAGAATGAATTTAAAACAATCTTAAGTTCTAAAAGAGAACTTGATAATGTAGCAATTTCACTTTTAAAAACAGCAACTAAAAATCAATCTGATGATAATTTATCCTTGATTTTAATAGGACTAAACAAGTAA
- the rsgA gene encoding ribosome small subunit-dependent GTPase A has translation MKAQVTRVIAGFYDLWIPESNTFFNLLKCNGNLRNNKMSPLVGDFVDFEQEGFIYNIHPRKNFFIRPKVANIDKAIVCMSIEEPNFSSRLLDKFLLIVEQKQIQPIIIITKKDLNNNYKTILKDYIDMNYPIFFVDNSNFSLDQKLYKMLENQLIFIMGQTGVGKTSFINNLTNNSFKTQAISKSLNRGKHTTRVVQIVFSNKIKIIDTPGFSSFDIEISKNDLPKAFSHFRYLSQFCKFSSCFHHLEPEQDCKVKQELKNKQIPQSRYENYIYFLTHHENKTY, from the coding sequence ATGAAGGCTCAAGTAACAAGAGTAATTGCAGGTTTTTACGATTTATGAATTCCGGAATCCAACACTTTTTTTAATTTATTAAAATGCAATGGCAATCTTAGAAATAACAAAATGTCTCCACTAGTTGGAGATTTTGTAGACTTTGAACAAGAAGGTTTTATTTATAATATTCATCCAAGAAAAAACTTTTTTATTCGTCCAAAAGTTGCAAATATTGATAAAGCCATTGTATGTATGTCTATAGAAGAACCTAATTTTTCTTCTAGACTTTTAGATAAATTTTTATTAATTGTTGAACAAAAACAAATTCAGCCCATAATTATTATCACAAAAAAAGATTTAAACAATAATTATAAAACCATTTTAAAAGACTATATAGATATGAATTATCCTATATTTTTTGTTGATAATAGCAATTTTTCTTTAGATCAAAAACTTTATAAAATGCTTGAAAATCAACTCATTTTTATTATGGGTCAAACAGGAGTTGGAAAAACAAGTTTTATTAATAATCTAACTAATAATAGCTTCAAAACACAAGCAATTTCTAAAAGCCTTAACAGAGGAAAACATACAACAAGGGTTGTGCAAATAGTCTTTTCAAACAAAATAAAAATTATTGATACACCAGGTTTTTCTTCTTTTGATATAGAAATCAGTAAAAATGACTTACCTAAAGCTTTTTCTCATTTTAGATACCTATCTCAATTTTGTAAATTTAGCTCCTGTTTTCACCATCTTGAACCAGAACAAGATTGCAAAGTAAAACAAGAATTAAAAAACAAGCAAATTCCTCAATCTCGCTACGAAAATTACATTTATTTTTTAACTCATCATGAAAACAAAACTTATTAG
- a CDS encoding ribulose-phosphate 3-epimerase, with amino-acid sequence MKTKLISPSLLNVSKNQRLKTSKTLFNLGIKWIHYDYMDAKFVPNTAIQVSEIKKIHKKFPNQISDIHIMAYNPEVIMEQIFNVVTYATFHYEVFENASKIKDFIKKYKSKIKIGIAINPNTSEEVLLPFLSEIDLVLIMSVFPGKGGQSFIESSYKKIANLAKIRQENNYKFLIQVDGGIKDFNAKQVFDSGADVIVSGTYLAVKPTKQKILSLVRD; translated from the coding sequence ATGAAAACAAAACTTATTAGCCCTTCTTTATTAAATGTTTCAAAAAATCAAAGATTAAAAACAAGCAAAACGCTATTTAATTTAGGAATCAAGTGAATTCACTATGATTACATGGATGCAAAATTCGTTCCTAACACTGCAATCCAAGTTTCAGAAATTAAAAAAATACATAAAAAATTTCCAAATCAAATTAGTGATATTCATATAATGGCATACAATCCAGAAGTAATAATGGAACAAATTTTTAACGTTGTAACATATGCAACATTTCACTATGAAGTCTTCGAAAATGCTTCAAAAATAAAGGATTTTATTAAAAAATATAAATCTAAAATTAAAATTGGAATAGCAATAAATCCTAATACTTCTGAAGAGGTTTTATTACCATTTTTAAGTGAAATTGATTTAGTTTTAATTATGTCAGTTTTTCCAGGTAAAGGCGGTCAGTCTTTTATAGAAAGTAGCTATAAAAAGATTGCTAACTTAGCAAAAATCAGACAAGAAAATAACTATAAGTTTTTAATCCAAGTTGATGGTGGCATTAAAGATTTTAATGCAAAACAAGTTTTTGATAGTGGAGCAGATGTTATAGTTTCAGGAACCTACTTAGCTGTTAAACCTACAAAACAAAAAATATTAAGCCTTGTAAGAGATTAA
- the rpsT gene encoding 30S ribosomal protein S20: MANIKSKIKAIASNEKARVRNSAIKSRVRTAIKKAKVAAMHNQENVAALVAKAHKEINKAVTKGVFHRNNASRKASRLDLFVKKHQTINA, translated from the coding sequence ATGGCAAATATAAAATCCAAAATCAAAGCGATTGCTTCAAATGAAAAAGCAAGAGTTAGAAATAGTGCAATCAAGTCAAGAGTTAGAACAGCTATTAAAAAAGCAAAAGTAGCTGCAATGCATAATCAAGAAAATGTAGCAGCTTTAGTAGCAAAAGCTCACAAAGAAATTAACAAAGCAGTTACAAAAGGTGTATTTCACAGAAATAATGCATCTAGAAAAGCTTCAAGACTTGATTTATTTGTTAAAAAACACCAAACAATAAACGCTTAA